In one Anaerolineales bacterium genomic region, the following are encoded:
- a CDS encoding thiamine pyrophosphate-dependent enzyme translates to METVIIAVDRHPLDVILREERIPHIFCPGCGIGIVMRCYAQAILDSEIPIDRHVVVSGIGCSGRVAGYMAIDSYHTTHGRAIPFALGIKLAKPELNVVVFSGDGDLAAIGGNHLIHAARRNVDLTVICANNFNYGMTGGQAGPTTPYGARATTAPYGNPEHPFNFPMLLAAAGANFVSRWTTMHAHQVQKDILYAFRKPGFSFIEVLSPCPIGYGKSNQIEDGLEEMLLYKERCKIDKSVPLDEVEIDLSSNQPIYVGRFVDRDLLPYQPVQIEE, encoded by the coding sequence GTGGAAACGGTCATCATCGCCGTCGATAGGCACCCGCTGGACGTCATCCTGCGGGAGGAACGCATCCCCCACATCTTTTGTCCGGGATGCGGGATCGGTATCGTCATGCGCTGCTACGCACAGGCGATCCTCGATTCCGAGATCCCCATCGATCGACATGTGGTCGTCTCGGGGATCGGCTGCTCCGGCCGCGTGGCGGGCTACATGGCAATCGATTCCTACCACACCACGCACGGCCGGGCCATCCCGTTTGCCCTGGGGATCAAACTGGCCAAACCCGAACTGAACGTGGTGGTTTTCAGCGGCGACGGAGATCTGGCCGCCATCGGTGGAAATCATCTGATCCACGCTGCACGTCGCAACGTCGACTTGACGGTGATCTGCGCAAATAATTTCAATTACGGCATGACCGGCGGCCAGGCGGGACCGACGACGCCGTATGGGGCGCGGGCGACGACGGCGCCGTACGGTAACCCCGAACACCCGTTTAACTTTCCCATGCTTTTGGCCGCGGCCGGGGCGAATTTCGTCTCGCGCTGGACGACCATGCACGCCCACCAGGTTCAGAAGGACATCCTCTACGCCTTCCGTAAACCCGGTTTTTCGTTCATCGAAGTGCTCTCGCCGTGTCCCATCGGTTACGGGAAATCGAACCAGATCGAGGATGGCCTGGAAGAGATGCTGCTTTACAAGGAACGCTGCAAGATCGATAAGAGCGTGCCTCTGGATGAGGTCGAGATCGATTTGAGCAGCAACCAGCCGATCTACGTCGGTCGATTCGTGGATCGTGACCTGCTGCCCTATCAACCCGTGCAGATCGAGGAGTGA
- a CDS encoding 2-oxoacid:acceptor oxidoreductase subunit alpha, which translates to MSDSVVRSGKHFMHGDHACAEGAIAAGCTFFGGYPITPSTEIAEYLARRLPNTGGVFIQMEDELSSIASVLGASAAGSRAMTATSGPGFSLMMENLGLAIMLEIPCVLVNVMRAAPSTGLPTLPGQADVMQAKWGSHGDYQIVAYAPSSPQEMFDLTVRAFNVADRYRTPVIVLADEVVGHMVEKVVIPPENEIERWGRKRPKKKPGEDFKPYAVEDDDLVPPMAHAGEGYRIHFTGLTHDARGYPDMSAEAHHALVTRLSDKIERNAGEIIVVEEEWLDEAEIVVVSFGCTARSAKRAVREARQVGMRVGYLRLVSLWPFPERRIKEIARQVNAFIVAEINLGQVSRDLERHVTQKVVGVNHAGGKMMSPEDIFRVITEVSGRGNGHHRRR; encoded by the coding sequence TTGAGCGACAGCGTCGTACGCTCCGGTAAGCATTTCATGCACGGCGACCACGCCTGCGCCGAAGGGGCGATCGCCGCTGGCTGCACGTTTTTCGGTGGCTATCCCATCACGCCGTCGACCGAGATCGCAGAGTATCTGGCACGCCGTCTTCCCAACACGGGCGGCGTTTTCATTCAAATGGAAGACGAGCTCAGCAGCATCGCCTCCGTGCTGGGCGCGTCCGCCGCCGGCTCACGCGCTATGACGGCGACTTCCGGGCCCGGTTTCAGCCTGATGATGGAGAATCTCGGTCTGGCGATCATGCTCGAAATCCCCTGCGTTCTGGTCAACGTGATGCGCGCCGCGCCTTCGACCGGCTTGCCCACACTTCCCGGCCAGGCCGACGTGATGCAGGCCAAATGGGGGTCTCATGGGGATTACCAGATCGTGGCCTACGCGCCCAGTTCACCGCAGGAGATGTTCGATCTCACCGTGCGAGCTTTCAACGTGGCCGATCGCTACCGCACCCCGGTGATCGTTCTGGCCGACGAGGTCGTCGGGCACATGGTCGAGAAGGTGGTCATCCCGCCCGAAAACGAGATCGAACGCTGGGGACGCAAGCGGCCTAAAAAGAAGCCGGGCGAGGATTTCAAGCCTTACGCAGTCGAAGACGACGATCTGGTGCCGCCCATGGCTCACGCAGGAGAAGGATACCGGATTCATTTCACGGGCCTGACGCACGACGCACGCGGGTATCCGGACATGTCGGCCGAAGCGCACCATGCGCTCGTGACGCGTCTCAGTGACAAGATCGAGCGTAACGCCGGCGAGATCATCGTCGTTGAAGAAGAATGGCTCGATGAAGCGGAAATCGTGGTGGTTTCCTTTGGCTGCACGGCACGGTCCGCAAAGCGGGCGGTACGGGAGGCCCGGCAGGTGGGAATGCGAGTCGGTTACTTGCGGCTGGTCTCGTTGTGGCCGTTTCCCGAGCGCAGGATCAAGGAAATCGCCAGGCAGGTGAACGCATTTATCGTGGCCGAAATCAATCTGGGGCAGGTGTCCCGAGACTTGGAACGCCACGTTACGCAGAAAGTCGTCGGCGTGAATCATGCCGGCGGGAAAATGATGTCGCCCGAGGATATCTTTCGAGTGATCACGGAGGTTAGCGGTCGTGGAAACGGTCATCATCGCCGTCGATAG
- a CDS encoding 4Fe-4S binding protein: MRYFARAPLDTDEAVVSRGIIYLIPERCKGCRICIRLCPRNVLQDSEQANEKGYHIPEIAPGMESACTLCGFCGMVCPEFAIYTVKGDD, translated from the coding sequence ATGAGATACTTTGCACGAGCGCCTCTCGATACGGATGAAGCAGTCGTCTCGCGAGGGATCATCTATCTGATACCTGAACGCTGCAAAGGTTGTCGGATTTGTATCCGCCTTTGTCCTCGAAATGTACTTCAAGACTCCGAGCAGGCAAACGAAAAAGGGTACCATATCCCGGAGATCGCGCCGGGAATGGAAAGCGCCTGTACGCTGTGTGGTTTCTGCGGCATGGTTTGCCCCGAGTTCGCCATATACACTGTGAAGGGGGACGATTGA